The genomic window GTGGCGGTGTAGTGGCTCACGGACGACAGCTCCAAGCACACTACTAAAAAATGGAGTAATTAGCAACGGACTATTCCGTtgcaaataatactaaaatccgttgctaaaacaatttagcaacAGAATCAACAACGGCAAAAATCGGATGCAGATTTGTCGTTGCTGACAATTAGCAACGTCCGTTGCTGATTTGgcagcaacggattttccgttgcaaAACTAGCAATGGATTATCCGTTGCtcattttagcaacggattctCCGTTGCTGATTCATGCATCAGTTGCAATCACCAACGGAGAATCCGTTGgtgattgcatttgtttttattaaattaattttaatttatttattaaaatgacttttaatttatttatttatttatttatggatattttaaaagttgtagaatatatataaccaacataaattaattaatattaaaaataattatatcattaataaaaaaaaaatattcatattataaaaatttagttaaacttgcattaatacaattaagttcaaatacaataaaaaaaaaaacaacaaaagatacaaTCATGGTGCTGGTTGCGAAGACGAACCATGATATTGTGGATCAACACAAGATTGATCAGGATATAAAGGTCGAGGTGTAGGTCGAAAAATTGGTTGAGATGCAGGATCCATAGGTGTCATTATCTGAGGAGTCATAGGTGGCGGTATTGATGGAGTCAAAGGTGGTGGCATACCTTGATCAATATTTGATGTCCCACCATGGTATCCAAGATTGTTCACAagatattctttcatggaatccatctgccgtttcatttcaagaataaaatcattttttttctttatctcctctt from Populus trichocarpa isolate Nisqually-1 chromosome 5, P.trichocarpa_v4.1, whole genome shotgun sequence includes these protein-coding regions:
- the LOC127905389 gene encoding uncharacterized protein LOC127905389 — its product is MEMISKYGTDRENHPSFDGAAWCVASGGVTKGRVYGAPRMPKSKVSTGSSSHSYSVESSYPSSSYRALQKEIKDKEEEIKKKNDFILEMKRQMDSMKEYLVNNLGYHGGTSNIDQGMPPPLTPSIPPPMTPQIMTPMDPASQPIFRPTPRPLYPDQSCVDPQYHGSSSQPAP